The following proteins are encoded in a genomic region of Dasypus novemcinctus isolate mDasNov1 chromosome 21, mDasNov1.1.hap2, whole genome shotgun sequence:
- the PNPO gene encoding pyridoxine-5'-phosphate oxidase isoform X2, with translation MLRGVTVTLGRPADWPRHVRSLCCRGAVMDLGSMRKSYREDREAFEEADLTCLDPMKQFAAWFEEAVQCPGIGEANAICLATCTRDGKPSARMLLLKCFDKDGFHFYTNFESRKGKELVRVEGPVKKLPEEESERYFHSRPKGSQIGSAVSQQSSVIPDREYLRKKKEELEHLYQEQEVPKPKSWGGYVLYPQVIEFWQGQTNRLHDRIVFRRGLPTDAPLGPMTHRGDADWLYERLAP, from the exons ATGCTGCGGGGCGTTACCGTGACGCTCGGGCGACCTGCTGACTGGCCCCGCCACGTCCGCAGCCTGTGCTGTCGCGGTGCTGTCATGGACCTGGGATCGATGCGCAAGAGTTACCGTGAGGACCGCGAG GCATTTGAGGAGGCTGATCTGACATGCCTGGACCCCATGAAGCAGTTTGCTGCCTGGTTCGAGGAGGCTGTTCAGTGTCCTGGCATAGGAGAAGCCAACGCCATATGTCTGGCTACCTGCACCAG AGATGGAAAACCCTCTGCCCGCATGTTGCTGCTGAAGTGCTTTGACAAGGATGGCTTCCACTTCTACACTAACTTCGAGAGTCGAAAAGGAAAGGAGTTG GTTCGTGTGGAGGGACCCGTGAAGAAGCTGCCGGAGGAGGAGTCTGAGCGCTACTTCCACTCCCGCCCCAAGGGCAGCCAGATTGGGTCTGCGGTCAGCCAGCAGAGTTCTGTGATCCCTGACCGGGAG tatctgagaaagaagaaagaggaattgGAGCATCTCTACCAGGAACAGGAGGTGCCTAAGCCGAAATCCTG GGGTGGCTATGTCCTGTACCCACAGGTGATAGAGTTCTGGCAGGGCCAAACCAACCGCCTGCACGACCGGATTGTCTTCCGGAGGGGCCTGCCAACAGATGCCcctttgggacccatgacccacCGTGGGGATGCAGACTGGCTCTACGAGAGACTTGCACCCTGA
- the PRR15L gene encoding proline-rich protein 15-like protein encodes MTEVGWWKLTFLRKKKSTPKVLYEIPDTYAQTEGGAEPPRPEAGAPSSDFNTRLEKIVDKSTKGKHVKVSNSGRFKEKKKVRATLAENPNLFDDKEGTRQ; translated from the coding sequence ATGACTGAAGTTGGTTGGTGGAAGCTGACCTTCCTCCGGAAAAAGAAATCCACTCCCAAGGTGCTGTATGAGATCCCAGACACCTATGCTCAAACAGAAGGAGGTGCGGAGCCGCCACGGCCCGAGGCCGGGGCTCCCAGCAGTGACTTTAACACCCGCCTGGAGAAGATTGTGGACAAGAGCACAAAGGGCAAGCATGTCAAAGTTTCCAATTCGGGCCGAttcaaggagaagaaaaaagttcGAGCGACACTGGCGGAGAACCCTAACCTCTTTGATGACAAGGAGGGCACAAGACAGTGA
- the PNPO gene encoding pyridoxine-5'-phosphate oxidase isoform X1, whose amino-acid sequence MLRGVTVTLGRPADWPRHVRSLCCRGAVMDLGSMRKSYREDREAFEEADLTCLDPMKQFAAWFEEAVQCPGIGEANAICLATCTRDGKPSARMLLLKCFDKDGFHFYTNFESRKGKELDSNPLASIVFYWEPLHRQVRVEGPVKKLPEEESERYFHSRPKGSQIGSAVSQQSSVIPDREYLRKKKEELEHLYQEQEVPKPKSWGGYVLYPQVIEFWQGQTNRLHDRIVFRRGLPTDAPLGPMTHRGDADWLYERLAP is encoded by the exons ATGCTGCGGGGCGTTACCGTGACGCTCGGGCGACCTGCTGACTGGCCCCGCCACGTCCGCAGCCTGTGCTGTCGCGGTGCTGTCATGGACCTGGGATCGATGCGCAAGAGTTACCGTGAGGACCGCGAG GCATTTGAGGAGGCTGATCTGACATGCCTGGACCCCATGAAGCAGTTTGCTGCCTGGTTCGAGGAGGCTGTTCAGTGTCCTGGCATAGGAGAAGCCAACGCCATATGTCTGGCTACCTGCACCAG AGATGGAAAACCCTCTGCCCGCATGTTGCTGCTGAAGTGCTTTGACAAGGATGGCTTCCACTTCTACACTAACTTCGAGAGTCGAAAAGGAAAGGAGTTG GACTCTAACCCCTTGGCTTCCATTGTCTTCTACTGGGAGCCCCTCCACCGTCAG GTTCGTGTGGAGGGACCCGTGAAGAAGCTGCCGGAGGAGGAGTCTGAGCGCTACTTCCACTCCCGCCCCAAGGGCAGCCAGATTGGGTCTGCGGTCAGCCAGCAGAGTTCTGTGATCCCTGACCGGGAG tatctgagaaagaagaaagaggaattgGAGCATCTCTACCAGGAACAGGAGGTGCCTAAGCCGAAATCCTG GGGTGGCTATGTCCTGTACCCACAGGTGATAGAGTTCTGGCAGGGCCAAACCAACCGCCTGCACGACCGGATTGTCTTCCGGAGGGGCCTGCCAACAGATGCCcctttgggacccatgacccacCGTGGGGATGCAGACTGGCTCTACGAGAGACTTGCACCCTGA